One genomic region from Onychostoma macrolepis isolate SWU-2019 chromosome 23, ASM1243209v1, whole genome shotgun sequence encodes:
- the podn gene encoding podocan isoform X1, with protein sequence MGQRRSLLELLCLVLLGWTLVRGQVETTDLKLDDEDGEAEDLPVKVKNVELQISCPEKCSCSEEGAVDCNGVSLTEFPQDLSEQTRQLSLQNNQITEVTLEHLSRLQQLETLNLQNNRLTTQGLDDEGFHILERLSYLYLANNKLTAAPRHLPPSLVSADFAANQLTKIYPNTFGQKPALKSVYLHNNKLTDAGLPESMFNGSDNLEILIMSSNFLRYVPKGLPTALYRLHLKNNKLEKIPIGAFDNLFHLRELYLQNNFLSNDGMDNETFSHLNSLEYLDLSNNNLTTVPLGLPRNLILLHLEKNSIQSITVNALTSIRNLEYLLLHNNHLRSRSIHPAAFLGLKRLHTVHMYNNLLERVPRGLPRRAKTLMLLHNLISEIGRNDLITLYTLTELNLSYNRLTSAKLHREAFRKLRILETLDLSGNKLQTLPLGLPKSLQVLKVKDNQMTEVPEGALKGMSSLRELYLTNNQLKLNSIYQGAWQELSALMTLDLSGNMLSHVPPDLPESLEFLHLQNNKISSVSATAFLNTPNIKGIFLRFNRLSVHSVAEESFSHLSKLQVLDIGHGNISPNRGQAGEQVEEEEEELPYEEEEAKHS encoded by the exons ATGGGTCAGCGGCGCAGCCTGCTGGAGCTGCTGTGTTTGGTTCTGCTGGGCTGGACTCTGGTTCGAGGTCAGGTGGAAACAACGGACCTAAAGCTGGATGACGAGGATGGAGAAGCGGAGGACCTACCCGTAAAAGTGAAAAATGTGGAGCTGCAGATATCTTGTCCGGAGAAATGCAGCTGCAGCGAGGAGGGAGCGGTGGACTGTAATGGAGTCAGTCTCACTGAATTCCCACAGGATTTATCCGAACAGACCCGTCAGCTGTCCCTGCAG AATAACCAAATCACTGAGGTCACGCTGGAGCATCTGTCacgtcttcagcagctggagACCCTAAACCTACAGAACAACCGGCTCACGACACAAG GCCTTGACGATGAAGGGTTTCATATTCTGGAAAGGCTGAGTTATTTATACTTGGCAAATAATAAG CTCACAGCAGCTCCCAGACACCTCCCTCCCTCTTTGGTCAGCGCTGATTTTGCTGCTAACCAGCTCACTAAAATCTACCCCAACACATTCGGCCAGAAGCCGGCTCTGAA GTCAGTGTATCTCCATAACAACAAGCTAACAGATGCCGGTCTGCCAGAGAGCATGTTTAATGGATCAGACAACCTCGAGATCCTCATTATGTCCAGTAATTTCCTCCGTTATGTCCCTAAGGGTCTGCCCACCGCCCTTTACCGCCTACACCTGAAG AACAACAAGCTGGAAAAGATTCCCATAGGTGCGTTCGATAATTTGTTCCATCTTCGAGAACTTTACCTGCAAAACAACTTCCTGAGTAATGACGGCATGGACAACGAGACCTTCAG TCACTTGAACAGTCTGGAGTATCTGGATTTGTCCAATAACAACCTGACCACGGTTCCTCTCGGGCTTCCTCGAAATCTCATCCTGCTTCACTTGGAGAAGAATTCAATCCAAAGCATCACAGTGAATGCATTGACATCCATCCGAAATCTGGAATACCTGCTCCTCCACAACAACCATCTCCGCTCCCGCTCCATCCATCCGGCCGCCTTCCTGGGTCTCAAACGTCTCCACACCGTCCACATGTACAACAACCTTCTGGAGCGGGTTCCCCGCGGCCTTCCTCGCCGCGCCAAGACCCTCATGCTGCTCCACAACCTCATCAGCGAGATCGGACGCAACGATCTGATCACTCTCTACACCCTGACGGAGCTCAACCTCAGCTACAACCGCCTCACAAGCGCCAAGCTCCACAGAGAGGCCTTCAGGAAGCTCCGCATCCTGGAGACCTTGGATCTGTCGGGAAACAAGCTGCAGACGCTGCCGTTGGGTCTTCCCAAGAGCCTCCAGGTTTTGAAGGTGAAGGACAATCAGATGACAGAGGTACCGGAAGGAGCTCTGAAGGGAATGAGTTCACTGAGGGAGCTCTACCTGACCAACAACCAGCTGAAGCTGAACTCCATCTACCAAGGAGCCTGGCAGGAGCTGAGTGCACTCATG ACGCTGGATCTCTCCGGTAACATGTTGTCACATGTTCCTCCTGACCTGCCCGAGTCTCTTGAGTTCCTTCACCTGCAGAACaacaaaatcagctctgtttctGCCACAGCCTTCCTCAACACACCCAACATCAAAGGGATCTTCCTCAG ATTTAATCGTCTCTCAGTTCATTCGGTGGCTGAAGAGTCTTTTTCTCACCTGTCCAAGCTTCAGGTGTTGGACATTGGCCACGGTAACATCTCTCCCAACCGAGGCCAAGCCGGAGAGCAggtggaggaggaagaggaggagttACCGTATGAAGAAGAAGAGGCGAAACATTCATGA
- the podn gene encoding podocan isoform X2: MESVSLNSHRIYPNRPVSCPCRRKKVVRVWNNMKNNQITEVTLEHLSRLQQLETLNLQNNRLTTQGLDDEGFHILERLSYLYLANNKLTAAPRHLPPSLVSADFAANQLTKIYPNTFGQKPALKSVYLHNNKLTDAGLPESMFNGSDNLEILIMSSNFLRYVPKGLPTALYRLHLKNNKLEKIPIGAFDNLFHLRELYLQNNFLSNDGMDNETFSHLNSLEYLDLSNNNLTTVPLGLPRNLILLHLEKNSIQSITVNALTSIRNLEYLLLHNNHLRSRSIHPAAFLGLKRLHTVHMYNNLLERVPRGLPRRAKTLMLLHNLISEIGRNDLITLYTLTELNLSYNRLTSAKLHREAFRKLRILETLDLSGNKLQTLPLGLPKSLQVLKVKDNQMTEVPEGALKGMSSLRELYLTNNQLKLNSIYQGAWQELSALMTLDLSGNMLSHVPPDLPESLEFLHLQNNKISSVSATAFLNTPNIKGIFLRFNRLSVHSVAEESFSHLSKLQVLDIGHGNISPNRGQAGEQVEEEEEELPYEEEEAKHS, translated from the exons ATGGAGTCAGTCTCACTGAATTCCCACAGGATTTATCCGAACAGACCCGTCAGCTGTCCCTGCAG aagaaagaaagttgtacgggtttggaacaacatgaag AATAACCAAATCACTGAGGTCACGCTGGAGCATCTGTCacgtcttcagcagctggagACCCTAAACCTACAGAACAACCGGCTCACGACACAAG GCCTTGACGATGAAGGGTTTCATATTCTGGAAAGGCTGAGTTATTTATACTTGGCAAATAATAAG CTCACAGCAGCTCCCAGACACCTCCCTCCCTCTTTGGTCAGCGCTGATTTTGCTGCTAACCAGCTCACTAAAATCTACCCCAACACATTCGGCCAGAAGCCGGCTCTGAA GTCAGTGTATCTCCATAACAACAAGCTAACAGATGCCGGTCTGCCAGAGAGCATGTTTAATGGATCAGACAACCTCGAGATCCTCATTATGTCCAGTAATTTCCTCCGTTATGTCCCTAAGGGTCTGCCCACCGCCCTTTACCGCCTACACCTGAAG AACAACAAGCTGGAAAAGATTCCCATAGGTGCGTTCGATAATTTGTTCCATCTTCGAGAACTTTACCTGCAAAACAACTTCCTGAGTAATGACGGCATGGACAACGAGACCTTCAG TCACTTGAACAGTCTGGAGTATCTGGATTTGTCCAATAACAACCTGACCACGGTTCCTCTCGGGCTTCCTCGAAATCTCATCCTGCTTCACTTGGAGAAGAATTCAATCCAAAGCATCACAGTGAATGCATTGACATCCATCCGAAATCTGGAATACCTGCTCCTCCACAACAACCATCTCCGCTCCCGCTCCATCCATCCGGCCGCCTTCCTGGGTCTCAAACGTCTCCACACCGTCCACATGTACAACAACCTTCTGGAGCGGGTTCCCCGCGGCCTTCCTCGCCGCGCCAAGACCCTCATGCTGCTCCACAACCTCATCAGCGAGATCGGACGCAACGATCTGATCACTCTCTACACCCTGACGGAGCTCAACCTCAGCTACAACCGCCTCACAAGCGCCAAGCTCCACAGAGAGGCCTTCAGGAAGCTCCGCATCCTGGAGACCTTGGATCTGTCGGGAAACAAGCTGCAGACGCTGCCGTTGGGTCTTCCCAAGAGCCTCCAGGTTTTGAAGGTGAAGGACAATCAGATGACAGAGGTACCGGAAGGAGCTCTGAAGGGAATGAGTTCACTGAGGGAGCTCTACCTGACCAACAACCAGCTGAAGCTGAACTCCATCTACCAAGGAGCCTGGCAGGAGCTGAGTGCACTCATG ACGCTGGATCTCTCCGGTAACATGTTGTCACATGTTCCTCCTGACCTGCCCGAGTCTCTTGAGTTCCTTCACCTGCAGAACaacaaaatcagctctgtttctGCCACAGCCTTCCTCAACACACCCAACATCAAAGGGATCTTCCTCAG ATTTAATCGTCTCTCAGTTCATTCGGTGGCTGAAGAGTCTTTTTCTCACCTGTCCAAGCTTCAGGTGTTGGACATTGGCCACGGTAACATCTCTCCCAACCGAGGCCAAGCCGGAGAGCAggtggaggaggaagaggaggagttACCGTATGAAGAAGAAGAGGCGAAACATTCATGA